Proteins from a genomic interval of Nocardioides jishulii:
- a CDS encoding phosphoenolpyruvate carboxykinase (GTP), translating to MADVEAVLDAAGITNPRVREYVQQYAELTGAERVEVVSAADDERLIQEALEAGELQPAGKGRYYSRSYHKDTARSEERTVVATNDPKDKGVYNNWKPASEMKPLLHEKMKGASAGKTMYVIPYLMAPAGNALAPWGVGVELTDNRPVVLHMIRMARVGVQYVNDLEDPNQFVRAVHVTGDLPNLGQGTDDDQRWFVTVADERTILHYGSSYGGNALLGKIAHGLRQAAYDGWVSKKFLGEQYMLIGIKDKETGKTYHVTGGFPSASGKTNLAMMLPPDALGDRYEVYFYGDDIAWLWVDEKTGKLMAMNPENGVFGVAKDTNETTNPTALGSIDENSEAIFTNVAYNPTTQEVWWEGRTKNPPADVTGWEDWRGHLISERTEAQKNDPWAHPNSRFTTTLSKVPNIAPDWDEAAGVPVDAIIFGGRTRDREPLIRAITDVAEGVYDGLTLGAEATFAAEGTEGVLRYDPMSNRPFMAYGEGEYARHYLDIINAADEKPLFAHVNWFQRGEDGRFLWPGYRDNLRPLLWLMQLKNGEVEGVQTPVGILPKKEELNLEGLEIDADDLDAVLRIDNARWQQEISHRTEHLEQFPNLPEEIWEAHNRVKAALEADAE from the coding sequence ATGGCAGACGTTGAAGCAGTCCTCGACGCGGCGGGCATCACGAATCCGCGCGTGCGTGAGTACGTCCAGCAGTACGCGGAGCTCACCGGGGCGGAGCGTGTCGAGGTGGTTTCGGCCGCCGATGACGAGCGACTGATCCAGGAGGCATTGGAAGCGGGCGAGCTGCAGCCGGCCGGCAAGGGGCGCTACTACTCCCGCAGCTACCACAAGGACACCGCCCGCTCCGAGGAGCGGACCGTCGTGGCCACCAATGACCCCAAGGACAAGGGCGTCTACAACAACTGGAAGCCGGCTTCGGAGATGAAGCCCCTCCTTCACGAGAAGATGAAGGGCGCTTCCGCCGGCAAGACCATGTACGTGATCCCCTACCTCATGGCTCCCGCGGGCAACGCCCTCGCGCCGTGGGGCGTGGGTGTCGAGTTGACCGACAACCGTCCGGTCGTGCTCCACATGATCCGCATGGCTCGTGTCGGCGTGCAGTACGTCAACGACCTCGAGGACCCGAACCAGTTCGTCCGCGCCGTCCACGTCACCGGCGACCTGCCCAACCTGGGCCAGGGCACCGACGACGACCAGCGCTGGTTCGTCACCGTCGCCGACGAGCGCACGATCCTGCACTACGGCTCCTCCTACGGCGGCAACGCGCTCCTGGGCAAGATCGCCCACGGCCTGCGCCAGGCTGCGTACGACGGCTGGGTCTCCAAGAAGTTCCTCGGTGAGCAGTACATGCTCATCGGCATCAAGGACAAGGAGACCGGCAAGACGTACCACGTCACCGGTGGCTTCCCGAGCGCCTCGGGCAAGACCAACCTCGCCATGATGCTCCCGCCGGACGCCCTGGGCGACCGCTACGAGGTCTACTTCTACGGCGACGACATCGCATGGCTCTGGGTCGACGAGAAGACCGGCAAGCTCATGGCGATGAACCCGGAGAACGGCGTCTTCGGTGTCGCCAAGGACACCAACGAGACCACCAACCCCACCGCGCTGGGCTCGATCGACGAGAACTCCGAGGCGATCTTCACCAACGTCGCGTACAACCCCACCACCCAGGAGGTCTGGTGGGAGGGTCGCACCAAGAACCCCCCGGCCGACGTCACGGGCTGGGAGGACTGGCGCGGACACCTGATCTCGGAGCGCACCGAGGCCCAGAAGAACGACCCGTGGGCGCACCCGAACAGCCGCTTCACCACCACGCTGTCCAAGGTCCCCAACATCGCACCCGACTGGGACGAGGCGGCCGGCGTGCCGGTCGACGCGATCATCTTCGGTGGCCGCACCCGTGACCGCGAGCCGCTGATCCGCGCGATCACCGATGTGGCCGAGGGCGTGTACGACGGCCTCACCCTGGGCGCGGAGGCCACCTTCGCCGCCGAGGGCACCGAGGGCGTCCTGCGCTACGACCCGATGTCGAACCGCCCCTTCATGGCCTACGGCGAGGGCGAGTACGCCCGTCACTACCTCGACATCATCAACGCGGCCGACGAGAAGCCCCTCTTCGCCCACGTGAACTGGTTCCAGCGTGGTGAGGACGGCCGCTTCCTGTGGCCCGGCTACCGCGACAACCTCCGCCCGCTCCTGTGGCTCATGCAGCTCAAGAACGGCGAGGTCGAGGGCGTGCAGACCCCGGTCGGCATCCTCCCCAAGAAGGAGGAGCTCAACCTCGAGGGTCTCGAGATCGACGCCGACGACCTCGACGCCGTCCTGCGCATCGACAACGCGCGCTGGCAGCAGGAGATCTCGCACCGCACGGAGCACCTCGAGCAGTTCCCGAACCTGCCCGAGGAGATCTGGGAGGCCCACAACCGTGTGAAGGCCGCCCTGGAGGCCGACGCGGAGTGA
- a CDS encoding NucA/NucB deoxyribonuclease domain-containing protein, whose amino-acid sequence MNREAASKLCRERSRRKFDCDEYPYAATQQGCYSPYVAARARCRIDDVPVRQNRGAGSLYGWFIRKQRLMIGEDFFIQPVWATGPT is encoded by the coding sequence ATGAACCGAGAGGCAGCCTCGAAGCTCTGCAGGGAGCGTTCACGAAGGAAGTTTGACTGTGACGAGTATCCCTACGCTGCGACGCAGCAGGGATGTTACAGCCCTTATGTCGCAGCCCGAGCACGGTGCCGCATAGACGATGTGCCAGTGCGACAAAATAGAGGCGCTGGCTCGCTTTACGGTTGGTTCATCCGTAAGCAGCGCCTCATGATTGGCGAAGACTTCTTCATTCAGCCAGTCTGGGCCACCGGTCCAACGTAG
- a CDS encoding LuxR family transcriptional regulator, giving the protein MSTPLYEAVVATGSISVDDPRLGVEETRAAFDLLVRMGLLVAEGDRMVPVDPVTVSSLVVAPMGQQGASLISESAQWAQAFTGLGHMWRKAPGVATGAFTEVRGEAINPFIGSVVADAEFELLTAQPQTGRNATTLAAATQRDLAALGRGVKMRTLYQHSARRSRTTHKYVASVSARGAEVRTLDEFFNRLIVVDRRIAVVPGHEGLAVALAVREPSMVAYLVDMFERTWERARPFANRESTVSRDIAAEQRAMTIRMLIAGYADPASAKRLGVSPRTYAGYVSELKGEFEAQTRFQLGYEMGRRGVSGQEAIDGTEGDD; this is encoded by the coding sequence GTGTCCACACCCCTCTACGAGGCCGTGGTCGCCACGGGCAGCATCTCGGTCGACGACCCCCGTCTGGGCGTCGAGGAGACCAGGGCTGCCTTCGACCTGCTCGTACGGATGGGGCTGCTCGTCGCTGAGGGCGACCGCATGGTCCCGGTCGACCCCGTCACGGTCTCCTCGCTCGTGGTCGCGCCGATGGGGCAGCAGGGTGCCTCCCTGATCTCCGAGTCGGCCCAGTGGGCCCAGGCGTTCACCGGCCTCGGACACATGTGGCGCAAGGCGCCGGGAGTCGCCACCGGCGCCTTCACCGAGGTGCGCGGCGAGGCGATCAACCCCTTCATCGGCTCCGTGGTGGCCGATGCCGAGTTCGAGCTCCTCACCGCCCAGCCCCAGACCGGGCGCAACGCCACCACCCTGGCCGCCGCCACCCAGCGCGACCTCGCCGCCCTGGGCAGGGGCGTCAAGATGCGCACCCTCTACCAGCACTCCGCTCGCCGCAGCCGCACCACCCACAAGTACGTCGCCTCCGTCAGCGCGCGCGGCGCGGAGGTGCGTACGCTCGACGAGTTCTTCAACCGACTCATCGTCGTGGACCGGCGGATCGCCGTCGTCCCGGGCCACGAGGGGCTGGCCGTTGCCCTGGCCGTGCGGGAGCCGTCGATGGTCGCCTACCTGGTCGACATGTTCGAGCGGACCTGGGAGCGCGCCAGGCCCTTCGCCAACCGCGAGAGCACGGTGAGCCGCGACATCGCCGCCGAGCAGCGGGCCATGACGATCAGGATGCTGATCGCCGGCTACGCCGACCCCGCCAGCGCCAAGCGGCTGGGGGTGAGCCCGCGGACCTACGCGGGCTACGTCTCCGAGCTGAAGGGCGAGTTCGAGGCCCAGACGCGGTTCCAGCTCGGCTACGAGATGGGGCGTCGCGGAGTCTCCGGCCAGGAGGCCATCGACGGCACCGAGGGCGACGACTGA
- a CDS encoding AAA family ATPase yields MRQPWFSSPGDAGERLRAAGYLADAATATTTFLTGALEKPLLLEGPAGVGKTELAKAVARACGADLVRLQCYEGLDEARALYEWNYKKQLLRIQAAGGDQDWSSTHDDIFDEEFLLTRPLLSAIRREEPTVLLIDEVDKTDVEVEGLLLEVLSDFQVTIPELGTITATRRPFVVLTSNATRELSEAVKRRCLYLHLDYPDLEREREIVMGQVPEVDEAVARQVVEAVGRLRDLDLKKAPSIAETIDWARTLVALEIGQLDEDAVAATLGVVLKHASDLDKAVRELKSHRRNR; encoded by the coding sequence ATGAGGCAGCCATGGTTCTCGTCCCCCGGTGACGCGGGCGAGCGGTTGCGGGCCGCCGGCTACCTCGCCGACGCGGCGACCGCGACGACCACCTTCCTGACCGGCGCGCTGGAGAAGCCGCTGCTCCTCGAGGGTCCTGCCGGGGTCGGCAAGACGGAGCTCGCCAAGGCCGTGGCGCGGGCCTGCGGCGCCGACCTCGTACGCCTGCAGTGCTACGAGGGCCTGGACGAGGCGCGGGCGCTCTACGAGTGGAACTACAAGAAGCAGCTGTTGCGCATCCAGGCCGCCGGCGGGGACCAGGACTGGTCCAGCACGCACGACGACATCTTCGACGAGGAGTTCCTGCTCACCCGCCCGCTGCTCAGTGCCATCCGGCGCGAGGAGCCGACGGTGCTGCTGATCGACGAGGTGGACAAGACCGACGTGGAGGTCGAGGGCCTGCTGCTCGAGGTGCTCAGCGACTTCCAGGTGACGATCCCCGAGCTCGGCACCATCACCGCCACCCGACGCCCCTTCGTCGTACTGACCTCCAACGCGACCCGTGAGCTGTCCGAAGCGGTGAAGCGGCGCTGCCTCTACCTCCACCTCGACTACCCCGACCTCGAGCGTGAGCGCGAGATCGTGATGGGGCAGGTTCCCGAGGTCGACGAGGCGGTCGCCCGCCAGGTCGTCGAGGCGGTGGGGCGCCTGCGTGACCTCGACCTCAAGAAGGCTCCGTCGATCGCCGAGACGATCGACTGGGCGCGGACCCTCGTCGCCCTCGAGATCGGGCAGCTCGACGAGGACGCCGTGGCGGCCACGCTCGGTGTGGTCCTCAAGCATGCGTCCGACCTCGACAAGGCCGTGCGCGAACTCAAATCACACAGGAGGAACCGATGA
- a CDS encoding vWA domain-containing protein, translating into MSLLDRHLGFVEALREAGLSVSLAEGLDAVAALGAVGWDDRETVRTVYAATVVKRHTQRVTFDALFDLWFPRLVGEGAAAEPLEDETGLRDSARQLRDFRERLAARMSDGPPEESPEMATEAMGRFGRMPGRAPGQTGWSPYNTLRRVAPDELVDRLVDALVGQGMAVEEAGEEARARVQSFRTQVEAEALRRLAAERDLGELARTTLRPTIERLEFTSARQADLEELRRALFPLARKLASRLTKEKHSRRRGTLDFRRTVRSSLATGGVPLETHHKPKRPHRSELVVLCDVSGSVANFAQFTLMLVFALREQFTKVRAFTFVDDIHEVTDVFRPGADPGDVFAELASRSAHAARFGRTNYGAAFTRFVEEHADALGPRSTLLILGDARSNYRHLSEDVLADMVARSRRTIWLNPEHRRHWGAGDSAAPVYGEIVPMTECRNLTQLSEFVHDLV; encoded by the coding sequence ATGTCGCTGCTGGACCGCCACCTCGGCTTCGTCGAGGCCCTGCGCGAGGCCGGACTCTCCGTCTCGCTCGCGGAGGGGCTCGACGCCGTGGCGGCGCTGGGCGCGGTGGGATGGGACGACCGGGAGACCGTCCGTACGGTCTACGCGGCCACCGTGGTCAAGCGCCACACGCAGCGGGTCACCTTCGACGCCCTCTTCGACCTGTGGTTCCCCCGGCTCGTCGGTGAGGGCGCCGCCGCCGAACCGCTCGAGGACGAGACCGGACTGCGCGACTCCGCCCGGCAGCTCCGCGACTTCCGCGAACGGTTGGCCGCGAGGATGTCCGACGGTCCGCCCGAGGAGAGCCCCGAGATGGCCACCGAGGCGATGGGCCGCTTCGGACGCATGCCGGGTCGCGCGCCGGGACAGACCGGCTGGTCGCCCTACAACACCCTGCGACGGGTCGCGCCGGACGAGCTGGTCGACCGTCTCGTCGATGCCCTGGTGGGCCAGGGGATGGCTGTGGAGGAGGCCGGCGAGGAGGCCAGGGCCCGTGTCCAGAGCTTTCGTACGCAGGTCGAGGCCGAGGCACTGCGCCGCCTTGCCGCCGAGCGCGACCTGGGCGAGCTGGCCCGGACCACGCTGCGGCCCACGATCGAGAGGCTGGAATTCACCTCGGCGCGCCAGGCCGACCTGGAGGAGCTGCGGCGGGCGCTCTTCCCGCTCGCCCGCAAGCTCGCGTCCCGGCTGACCAAGGAGAAGCACTCCCGACGTCGTGGGACGTTGGACTTCCGCCGTACGGTCCGGTCGTCGCTGGCCACCGGCGGGGTGCCGCTCGAGACGCACCACAAGCCGAAGCGGCCCCATCGCAGCGAGCTCGTGGTGCTGTGCGACGTGTCGGGCTCGGTCGCCAACTTCGCGCAGTTCACGCTGATGCTGGTCTTCGCCCTGCGCGAGCAGTTCACCAAGGTGCGTGCGTTCACCTTCGTCGACGACATCCATGAGGTGACCGACGTCTTCCGGCCCGGGGCCGACCCGGGGGACGTCTTCGCCGAGCTCGCCTCGCGCAGCGCTCACGCCGCCCGCTTCGGGCGGACGAACTACGGGGCGGCGTTCACCCGTTTCGTCGAGGAGCACGCCGACGCTCTCGGGCCCCGCAGCACCCTGCTGATCCTCGGTGACGCCCGCTCCAACTACCGCCACCTCTCCGAGGACGTCCTGGCCGACATGGTCGCCAGGTCACGCCGCACCATCTGGCTGAACCCCGAGCACAGGCGCCACTGGGGAGCCGGCGACTCGGCGGCGCCGGTCTACGGCGAGATCGTGCCGATGACAGAGTGTCGCAACCTCACGCAGCTGTCGGAGTTCGTGCACGACCTGGTGTGA
- a CDS encoding universal stress protein: protein MTDSPTTPTVAVAVDGSDANVAAISWAVMQADRTGADLVIVTVAEPYEVIGSYVPEISPTEYLVPVVQAAVARATETLEDVRVSTTLVTGHPVPVIQELAEEHDLLVMGKRGLGALGRLVMGSTSIAVAGRAATPVVVVPDGWDAQSRLDAPVVVGVDVDKDHGAGLHFAFAMASERGVSLTAVQVWEPHPALTGDSGVYISAFDDWAATAGGEFKARLDQMASEFPGVDVEVVQLVGQPARHLLEHAAEAQLLVLGRDAKERLSGFALGSVARSVLHHSSIPVAVIPA from the coding sequence ATGACTGACTCCCCCACCACGCCCACCGTCGCCGTTGCCGTCGACGGCTCGGACGCCAACGTGGCAGCCATCAGCTGGGCGGTGATGCAGGCCGACCGGACCGGTGCCGATCTCGTCATCGTCACCGTGGCCGAGCCCTACGAGGTCATCGGTTCGTACGTCCCCGAGATCTCGCCGACCGAGTACCTCGTGCCGGTCGTCCAGGCCGCCGTGGCGCGCGCCACGGAGACGTTGGAGGACGTCCGCGTCTCGACGACCCTCGTCACCGGCCACCCCGTCCCGGTGATCCAGGAGCTGGCCGAGGAGCACGACCTCCTCGTCATGGGCAAGCGTGGCCTGGGCGCCCTCGGTCGTCTGGTGATGGGGTCCACCTCCATCGCCGTCGCCGGACGCGCTGCCACGCCCGTCGTCGTCGTACCTGACGGCTGGGACGCGCAGAGCCGCCTCGACGCGCCGGTCGTCGTCGGTGTCGACGTGGACAAGGACCACGGCGCCGGACTGCACTTCGCCTTCGCCATGGCGAGCGAGCGCGGGGTGTCGCTCACCGCCGTCCAGGTCTGGGAGCCGCACCCCGCGCTGACCGGCGACTCCGGCGTCTACATCAGCGCCTTCGACGACTGGGCAGCCACGGCGGGAGGCGAGTTCAAGGCGCGCCTCGACCAGATGGCGAGTGAGTTCCCCGGCGTCGACGTCGAGGTCGTCCAGCTCGTGGGCCAGCCCGCCCGTCACCTGCTGGAGCACGCGGCCGAGGCGCAGCTGCTGGTGCTGGGGCGTGACGCCAAGGAGCGCCTGAGTGGGTTCGCGCTCGGCTCCGTGGCGCGCAGCGTGCTCCACCACTCCTCGATCCCCGTCGCCGTCATTCCTGCCTGA
- a CDS encoding LytR C-terminal domain-containing protein, whose product MSTPTSARLTLTVLVAITALAAVVGWFAMTRPFPTTEDLPPCVETRIADRQEVFPAQVTVSVYNASSRNGLAGRTMGDLTGRGFVAARTGNVDKKVRGVQIWADNAKNPAVALVRAQFRKAKVVKGEALGPGVVVVVGDGSVPLRDVGKAPTSVKSTGPATICSPPGAADTPA is encoded by the coding sequence ATGTCCACCCCCACGAGTGCACGACTCACCCTGACCGTTCTGGTGGCCATCACGGCGCTGGCTGCCGTGGTGGGCTGGTTCGCCATGACCAGGCCGTTCCCCACGACCGAGGACCTCCCACCCTGCGTGGAGACCCGCATCGCTGACAGACAGGAGGTCTTCCCGGCGCAGGTGACCGTGAGCGTGTACAACGCCAGCAGCCGCAACGGACTGGCGGGACGCACCATGGGTGACCTGACCGGTCGCGGCTTCGTGGCGGCGCGCACCGGCAACGTGGACAAGAAGGTTCGCGGCGTACAGATCTGGGCCGACAACGCCAAGAACCCTGCGGTCGCGCTGGTCCGGGCACAGTTCCGCAAGGCCAAGGTCGTCAAGGGCGAAGCCCTCGGGCCCGGCGTGGTGGTCGTGGTCGGCGACGGCAGCGTCCCGCTGCGCGACGTGGGCAAGGCGCCGACGTCGGTGAAGTCCACCGGACCGGCGACGATCTGCAGCCCGCCCGGCGCCGCCGACACCCCTGCCTGA
- the recC gene encoding exodeoxyribonuclease V subunit gamma, producing the protein MPLTLHHATRTDQLADDLAGLLATPLPDPFAQEVVVVPARGVERWLTQRLSHRLGTGDRGGDGVCAGVRFMAPHSLISMLLGRENDDPWSPDHLVWPLLEVIDDSLDETQFATLADHLGHGDPDDERNARRYAVARRLAGLFASYAVQRPTLLADWRAGRDLDGSGHPLESDLHWQAELWRRLERTVPADPPDVRHAETVERLRTGGDGLDLPARLSLFGHTRLPTSEVALLRALAEQREVHLWLPQASPSLWDDLEGAAEEGPVRRADDTSARLVHHPLLASLGRDSRELRRTLGPLPALGQAVEPSLPDTLLGWLQQDLRSNAAPVATTRQSRIVADDDRSVQIHSCHGAARQVDVLREVLVGLLEDDETLEPRDILVMCPDIESYAPLISAGFGLADVAEGSEAANAHPAHQLRVRLADRALGATNPLLGIAATLVELSGGRMTATEVLDLAASPPVRLRFGFTDDHLERISGWVRDAGVRWGHDLAHRGRFGLTTEANTWLTGMRRVLLGAAMSGQGHRFVGTTLPLDDVGDADLDLLGRFAEFVDRLHTFTTAATAAQSAGDWSTALREGVAGLTQVTLDEAWQEAQFAREMERITSSPSGGGTRLRHADVRALLARSLRGRPTRSNFRTGTLTVCTMVPMRSVPHRVVALVGLDDGTFPRISSVDGDDVLARSPMTGERDLRSEDRQLLLDAIGAATETLVLTYSGRGEHTGAEHPPAVPVGELVDALDATGVRPQGEPVRDHVVVHHPLQPFDEANLVARRLVGDKPFSFDRTALAGATAARSPKVAVRELLRSPLPDVATDDVSVSLADLHDFYRHPVKAFLRSRLRVTTPLDGEEGKDAVPIELDALEQWGVGDRLVNDVLAGADPQSAMVAEQLRGLLPPGDLGVGVLTQIVGKVRPLVEYALPLRAGTARAVDVDIDLGDVRLTGTVPDLYGNNHVTVSFSSLGAKHRIAGWINALALAVGAPDENWTVHTIGKYRSSGKFSMIKPLPKDEAIGWLRELVRVQQQGLREPLPLPLKTSLAWAEERCHELSGREVRPDDAAVREWLTPPFNDSGFPREDADAWHERAFGPQAPFRVLTAPLRSDEAALDAARDDGAPTPHRLGHYAWRVWGPLLTGDRELVRGI; encoded by the coding sequence GTGCCACTGACCCTGCACCACGCCACCCGCACCGACCAGCTCGCCGACGACCTGGCCGGGCTGCTGGCGACCCCGCTGCCCGACCCGTTCGCGCAGGAGGTCGTCGTGGTCCCGGCGCGCGGCGTCGAGCGATGGCTGACCCAGCGGCTCTCCCACCGCCTCGGCACCGGTGATCGCGGCGGCGACGGGGTCTGCGCCGGAGTCCGATTCATGGCGCCCCACTCGCTCATCTCGATGCTCCTGGGCCGCGAGAACGACGACCCGTGGTCACCCGACCACCTCGTCTGGCCGCTGCTCGAGGTCATCGACGACTCACTCGACGAGACCCAGTTCGCGACCCTGGCCGACCACCTGGGTCACGGCGACCCCGACGACGAGCGCAACGCCCGTCGCTACGCGGTCGCCCGGCGGCTGGCCGGGCTCTTCGCGTCGTACGCCGTGCAGCGCCCGACGCTGCTGGCCGACTGGCGCGCAGGCCGCGACCTCGACGGCTCCGGCCATCCGCTGGAGTCCGACCTGCACTGGCAGGCCGAGCTGTGGCGTCGTCTTGAACGCACGGTGCCTGCCGATCCGCCCGACGTACGCCACGCCGAGACCGTCGAGCGCCTGCGCACCGGCGGCGACGGCCTGGACCTGCCGGCGCGTCTCTCCCTCTTCGGCCACACCCGCCTGCCCACCTCCGAGGTCGCGCTCCTGCGGGCGCTCGCCGAGCAGCGCGAGGTCCACCTCTGGCTGCCGCAGGCCTCTCCCTCGCTCTGGGACGACCTCGAAGGGGCCGCCGAGGAGGGCCCGGTCCGCCGCGCCGACGACACCAGCGCCCGTCTCGTCCACCATCCCCTGCTCGCCTCGCTGGGCCGCGACAGCCGCGAGCTGCGGCGTACGCTCGGCCCGCTCCCCGCCCTCGGCCAGGCCGTCGAGCCCTCCCTGCCCGACACCCTCCTGGGGTGGTTGCAGCAGGACCTGCGCAGCAACGCCGCTCCCGTTGCCACCACCCGCCAGTCGCGCATCGTCGCGGACGACGACCGCTCGGTGCAGATCCACTCCTGCCACGGCGCAGCCCGGCAGGTCGACGTGCTCCGTGAGGTGCTGGTCGGCCTGCTGGAGGACGACGAGACCCTCGAACCCCGCGACATCCTCGTGATGTGCCCCGACATCGAGAGCTACGCGCCCCTGATCTCGGCCGGCTTCGGGCTGGCTGACGTGGCCGAGGGGTCCGAGGCGGCCAACGCCCACCCCGCCCACCAGCTGCGGGTGCGTCTGGCCGACCGGGCGCTGGGGGCGACCAACCCCCTGCTCGGCATCGCGGCCACTCTCGTCGAGCTCTCCGGCGGACGCATGACCGCGACCGAGGTGCTGGACCTGGCGGCGAGCCCTCCGGTGCGGTTGCGCTTCGGCTTCACCGACGACCACCTCGAGCGGATCTCCGGCTGGGTCCGTGACGCCGGCGTGCGGTGGGGCCACGACCTCGCCCACCGCGGACGGTTCGGGCTCACCACCGAGGCCAACACCTGGCTCACCGGGATGCGCCGGGTGCTGCTGGGGGCAGCGATGTCCGGTCAGGGCCACCGGTTCGTCGGGACGACCCTGCCGCTCGACGACGTGGGTGACGCCGACCTCGACCTGCTGGGCCGGTTCGCCGAGTTCGTCGACCGGCTGCACACCTTCACCACGGCCGCCACCGCCGCCCAGAGTGCTGGCGACTGGAGCACCGCGCTCCGGGAGGGCGTCGCCGGGCTCACCCAGGTCACCCTCGACGAGGCGTGGCAGGAAGCCCAGTTCGCCCGCGAGATGGAGCGCATCACCTCGAGCCCCAGCGGGGGCGGTACCCGGCTGCGCCACGCCGACGTCCGCGCCCTCCTGGCCCGCAGCCTGCGCGGCCGACCCACCCGCTCCAACTTCCGGACCGGCACGCTGACGGTCTGCACGATGGTGCCGATGCGCTCGGTGCCGCACCGCGTCGTCGCCCTGGTCGGCCTCGACGACGGCACCTTCCCCCGGATCTCCTCGGTCGACGGTGACGACGTGCTGGCGCGCTCCCCCATGACGGGCGAGCGTGACCTGCGCTCGGAGGACCGTCAGCTCCTGCTGGACGCGATCGGCGCCGCCACCGAGACGCTGGTGCTCACCTACAGCGGCCGCGGCGAGCACACCGGGGCCGAGCACCCGCCGGCCGTCCCGGTGGGCGAGCTGGTCGACGCCCTCGACGCCACAGGCGTACGCCCCCAAGGTGAGCCGGTGCGCGACCACGTCGTCGTCCACCACCCGTTGCAACCCTTCGACGAGGCCAACCTGGTGGCCAGGCGACTGGTGGGCGACAAGCCCTTCAGCTTCGACCGCACCGCGCTGGCCGGAGCCACCGCTGCCCGCTCCCCGAAGGTCGCCGTGCGGGAGCTCCTCCGGAGCCCTCTGCCCGACGTGGCCACCGACGACGTGTCGGTCTCGCTGGCCGACCTCCACGACTTCTACCGCCACCCGGTCAAGGCGTTCCTGCGCTCACGCCTGCGGGTCACCACCCCCCTCGACGGCGAGGAGGGCAAGGACGCCGTCCCGATCGAGCTGGACGCCCTCGAGCAGTGGGGCGTCGGCGACCGGCTGGTCAACGACGTGCTTGCCGGGGCCGACCCGCAGTCGGCCATGGTCGCCGAGCAGCTGCGCGGCCTCCTGCCGCCCGGCGACCTCGGCGTCGGCGTCCTCACCCAGATCGTCGGCAAGGTGCGCCCCCTGGTGGAGTACGCGCTCCCGCTGCGCGCGGGCACCGCCCGCGCGGTCGACGTCGACATCGACCTGGGTGACGTGCGCCTGACCGGCACGGTCCCGGACCTGTACGGCAACAACCACGTCACCGTCAGCTTCTCCAGCCTGGGCGCCAAGCACCGCATCGCCGGCTGGATCAACGCGCTGGCGCTGGCCGTCGGCGCTCCGGACGAGAACTGGACGGTCCACACCATCGGGAAGTACCGCTCCAGCGGGAAGTTCTCGATGATCAAGCCGTTGCCCAAGGACGAGGCGATCGGGTGGCTGCGCGAACTCGTACGCGTGCAGCAGCAGGGGTTGCGCGAGCCGCTCCCGCTCCCCTTGAAGACCTCCTTGGCGTGGGCGGAGGAACGGTGCCACGAGCTGAGCGGGCGCGAGGTCAGGCCCGACGACGCGGCGGTGCGCGAGTGGTTGACCCCGCCCTTCAACGACTCCGGCTTCCCACGTGAGGACGCCGACGCGTGGCACGAGCGCGCCTTCGGCCCCCAGGCACCCTTCCGGGTGCTCACCGCTCCCCTGCGTAGCGACGAGGCCGCGCTCGACGCCGCGCGCGACGACGGCGCCCCCACCCCGCACCGCCTCGGGCACTACGCATGGCGGGTGTGGGGCCCCTTGCTCACCGGTGACCGCGAACTCGTGAGGGGGATCTGA
- a CDS encoding type II toxin-antitoxin system VapB family antitoxin, which translates to MIFKRVGDGRPYPDHQLSSRAWAAIPPSQVRLDQLVTTKDTLQLAALLDEDSTFYGDLFAHVVLWKGELYLEDGLHRALRAALHQRSVLHARVHVIEGDD; encoded by the coding sequence GTGATCTTCAAGCGCGTGGGAGACGGTCGGCCCTACCCCGACCACCAGCTGTCCTCGCGCGCCTGGGCGGCGATCCCGCCCAGCCAGGTCAGGCTCGACCAGCTGGTCACCACCAAGGACACGCTCCAGCTCGCCGCGCTGCTGGACGAGGACTCCACCTTCTACGGCGACCTCTTCGCCCACGTGGTCCTCTGGAAGGGCGAGCTCTACCTGGAGGACGGGTTGCACCGGGCGCTGAGGGCCGCGCTCCACCAGCGCAGCGTCCTGCACGCGCGCGTCCACGTCATCGAGGGGGACGACTGA